In Flavobacterium praedii, the DNA window CACGAAGACATATCCAGCATCGTATGATACCAACTAATTCTATCTAGAGCACCAACTCCTTTTTTCACCGCATTGACCGAGCCGTCCTTATTAATAAATCGCCCACCATAACTGGATGCGCTGCTACCAAAGCCCGTATTTACAAGAGCCTTTGCCTTTAAATTTAAACGATTAAATAATGCCATAAGATTAATAACTAATAACCTGCAAATTAGTCAAAAAATCCGAAACTCTAGTCTGCCATAATACTTTGGGCGTGACCCCATTGAAAAAAGGGGCTTACTTATAGCACCGCCCATTAAGCCCCTTTCTTCAACGCGGTCGGGTTATCACGAGCGCTTTGGCGCCTTGCTCTACCCCTCACGCAAACCCGTATCTCAAGATCAGAATTATACTTTTCAAATCAAAACGAATGACAACAAACTGAACAAAAACAGAATGAAAATTAGCATCAAAAAAGTTGAAAAATACTTCAAAATAAGAAACTAAAAACAAGAAAAATAAATTATGTTTGTAATCTAAACCTTAACCGCTATGCTATTTTTTCTTACCTACTGGTGGATATTCTTAATTGTATTATCCTTTCTTTTTTACAAATTTGTTTTACGTGTTTTCTTCGGAATGGTTATCGTTCCAGAAAACAAAATTGGCTTAGTTACCAAAAAATTCGTGCTTTTTGGCGCTGATAAATCATTGCCAGACGGCAGAATTATCGCAACCAAAGGAGAAGCTGGTTACCAAGCCAAAACGCTTGCCCCAGGATTATATTGGGCGATGTGGCCATGGCAATATTCGATAGACATGGCATCCTTTACTATTATTCCAGAAGGTAATATTGGATTGTTGCTAAGCAAAGATGGAGCAGAAATTCCAACTGGTCGTATTCTTGCTCAAAAAGTGAGTTCAGACAATTTTCAAGACGCCACTTTATTTCTTGACAATGGCGGACAAAAAGGAAGACAATCTGCTTTTATTACAACGGGATCGTATCGTATCAACACCCATTTGTTTGAAGTGGTTATTTCTCCACAAATAGTAATTTCCGAAAACATGGTCGGTATTGTAACTGCAATGGATGGAGAACCTATTCCGATTGGACAAATTGCCGGTAAGTTTGTGGACAATCACAATAACTTTCAAGATTTTGATCAATTCTTAAAAAACGGTGGAAACCGTGGATTGCAACCGCAAGTAATGCTGGCTGGTTCTTACTATATCAATACATGGGCGATTCAAATTGAACAAACCCCTATGACAGATGTGCCAATTGGTTATGTTGGTGTAGTTATATCCTATATTGGAGAAGATGGCCAAGATGTAACCGGCGATACCTTCAAACACGGAAATATAGTGTCAAAAGGACAACGTGGTGTTTGGATGGAACCTTTTGGCCCTGGAAAATATGCACTTAATAAATACACTACCAAACTCGAACCAGTACCTACTACTAACTTGGTATTAAACTGGGCAGATGCCAGAAGTGAATCTCATAACTTGGATCAAAACCTTTCAACAATTACGGTTCGTTCCAAAGATGGTTTCCCTTTTAATCTAGATGTATCACAAATCATTCATGTTCCTGCTAATGAGGCACCAAAAGTAATTGCCCGTTTTGGAAGTATGAATAACTTGGTTTCTCAAGTATTAGAACCAACGATTGGAAATTATTTTAGAAATTCGGCACAGGAAAGTGATGTAATTTCATTTCTTTCGACTAGAAAAGAACGTCAGGAATCAGCAAAAAATCACATCAAAGTGGTTTTAGACGAATACAATGTTAACGCAGTTGATACATTAATTGGAGATATTGTTCCACCTGAATCGTTAATGAAAACATTGACAGATAGAAAAATTGCCGAAGAAGAGCAAAAAACATATCAAACCCAAAAAATGGCACAGGAACAACGCCAAGGAATGGAAAAAGAAACCGCCATTGCTGATATGCAAAAAGAAATCGTAAAAGCATCTCAAAGTGTTGAAATTGCACAACGTACTGCAGATGCAACTGTTAAGAAAGCAGAAGGAGATGCAACAAGTTTGAAACTTAATGTAAATGCCGAAGCAGAAGCTACAAAAATGCGCGCCAATGCAGAAGCCGAAGCTACCAAAGCAAGAGCAGGTGCACAAGCTGAAGCAACCAAATTGACAGCTAGTGCCGAAGCCGAAAGAATCTCCAAAACGGGTCTTGCCGAAGCCGAAAAAATTATGGCAATTGGTAAGTCAACAGCAGAGGCCTATCAACTGCAAGTTTCCGCAATGGGTGGAGATAATTTTACAAAATACAAAATCACCGAAGAAATAGGAAAAGGAAAAATCAAAGTCATTCCAGATGTCCTTATTTCCGGAAGCAACGGAACAGACGGATCTATGAGCGGATTATTGGGTCTAAAACTCATGGAAATGATGGATACTGAAAAAAGCAAAGTAGTTATCAAAAAAGAGCTATAAAAATTGCAATTCCATTTTTAAAAATCTGCTGTAAAAAGCAGATTTTTTTATTTAATAAAAACACCTTTTTTAATTTTTTGTTATTAAATAAAAATAAAATCCTATAATACATAGTTTAATTGTAAGACTTGTAAATTAAAAAACATATAAATTTAAATTTTAACCAAATTTAAAAATAAAACACACATAAAAAGTTAAAAAAATGAAAAAAAAGTTATATTTGTAAAATCCAAAATTAACCATAACTAACCAAATACCACATTATTATGAATATAAAGGTACCATTTGTAATTATTTTTCTTTTACTAACACAAACTTTCTTTGCTCAAGAATCCAAAAATGAAACTGTAAGTTCCGAAAGTTCTACAGCAACAACAACTGCTCCAATTGATTTTAAAAAACAAATGCAAGATTTAAAAGATCAAGAAAAAGCATATTTAGCAAAAATTGAAGCCGAAAAAAAAGCAGTTGCAGAAGCTAAAATAGCCGAAGAAAAAGCGGCTAAAGCAAAAGCCGAAGCAGACAAAAAAGCAGCAGAGCAAGCAAAAATAACTGCGGCAAAAGAGGCTGCCATAGCTGCTAAAGTAAAAGCTGAAGCTGAAGCTAAAGGTGCCGCTGAGGCAAAAGAAGCTGCAAGAGTAGCTGCCATCGAGGCAAAAGCAAAAGCCGAAGCTGAAGAAAAAGCAGCAAAAGAAGAAGCAATAGCATTGAAAGCAAAAGCAGAAGCCGATAAAAAAGCGGCTGATGAAGCTGAAAAAATTTCTAAAGAAAAAATAGCGGCTTATGAAAAAGAAGCTGGGAAAGCTAAAGATGCACAAGAGAAATTAATCAAAGATGTTGAAAAACTAAAAAAAGAAAAAGCAGAAGCTGACGCAAAACTAGCTGAATCTGCGAAATTAGCTTTACAAAAATCTACAATGCTAGATGAACAAATTGCAAAAGCAACAGCTGAAGCAGAGAAAAAAGCTGCTGCTGAAGCAAAAATTGCTGCTGAAAAAGCTGTTAAACCAAACTAAACATTGCTCTGAAATAAACACTAATACCCAAACAATAACATAAAAATATCCATTGAAAAATGGATATTTTTTTTTCTTTTTTACGAGCTCCAAACCAAGAACTACAGTTTTTTAAAAATGTTTATATTTGCTCAAAAATAAATACCATGCAACATATAATTGACCGTTTCATAAGTTATGTAACAATCGACACTGAATCAGATGCAAATTCAAGTACCACTCCAAGTACTTCAAAACAATGGGATCTAGCCAATATACTAGTTGAAGAATTAAAAAACATTGGTTTACAAGATGTAACCATAGACGACAAGGCTTATATAATGGCAACATTACCCAGTAATGTAGATCATGATGTACCAACAATTGGTTTTATTTCTCACTTTGATACCACACCAGATTTTACAGGTGCGAATGTAAAACCACAAATTATTCCAAATTATGACGGTAAAGACATTGTCTTGAATGCTGCACAAAATATAATTTTATCACCTACCTATTTTAAAGATTTACTCCAATACAAAGGACAAACCTTAATTACAACAGACGGAACGACTCTCTTAGGTGCTGACGATAAAGCAGGAATCACCGAGATTGTAACCGCAATGGAATTCTTAATCAAGAATCCTGATATCAAGCATGGCAAAATCAGAATTGCTTTTACACCTGACGAAGAAATTGGCCGAGGAGCGCATCACTTTGATGTGGAAAAATTTGCCGCAGAATGGGCTTATACTATGGATGGAAGCCAAGTAGGTGAATTAGAATATGAAAACTTCAATGCAGCAGGAGCCAAAATAACCTTTAAAGGAAAAAGTGTTCACCCAGGTTATGCTAAAGGAAAAATGATCAATTCAATGCTAATCGCTAATGACTTTATCAATGAATTACCAAAAGACGAAACTCCACAGGAAACCAAAGGATATCAAGGTTTTTTTCATGTGCATCAGTTAACAGGAAGTATTGAAGAAACGGTTTTAGAATTAATAATCAGAGATCATAACAAATTAAAATTTGAAAAACGAAAAGATTTAATTGCTAAAATCGCAAAAAAAATCAACAAAAAATTTGCCAAACAATTTGGTGAAGATATTGTGATTGCAACTGTTAAAGACCAATACTATAATATGAAAGAAAAGGTAACTCCCGTAAAACATATTGTTTTTATTGCAGAAAAAGCGATGAGAGAATTAGGCATAAAGCCACTTATAAAACCTATTCGTGGCGGTACTGATGGCTGTCAATTATCATACAAAGGATTGCCCTGCCCTAACATTTTTGCTGGCGGACATAACTTTCACGGAAAATACGAATATGTTCCAGTAGAAAGCATGCAAAAGGCAGTAAATGTCATTATAAGAATTGCAGAATTGACTGCCAAAGGTGAATATTTAAATAAAGAAATCATATCAAGAAAAAAATAAATAAAATTATATATTCCTATAAAGCCTATCTATTTTAAGTTTAATTAAAAGTTTACACTTGACCCCATTGCATTTTAAACAATAAAAAAACTTTTAATCATCATAAATAAGAGTAAGCGCTTTATTAGAAAATGAATTTAGCTATAGTAGATTTCTAATTCGAAATCTATGTTTAAATACAGGCTAAAAATGAATTTAAAACAAAAAAGAGTTTCGAAATTAATTAGATTAATTTTGAAACTCTTTTTTGTTAAAATATGTATTTAGAATCACCATAAAAATTATACCTCCTAAACTAAACACACAAAATAAAAAATCAGCAAAACCTTAACATTACAACATTCATATATTCATTATATTTGTTAATGTAAAACTAACAATTTATTAATATTGAGATATTTACAAACCACTTCCTGATTTTACAAAAATACCAAAATAAAAATAAAACATTAACAATATACAATTATGATAGAAAAAAAAGATGAAAATGTAGTGACTGAGAAAACAGAGAATACAGACATTTCAAAAACCGAAAAAACTGAAATAGTAAAACCTGCAATAGCAAAACCATCCGCCGTTAAATCGACAACTGCAAAGACAGCTGTTACTAAACCAACTGCTGTTAAAGCAATCAGTACAAAACCAGCTGTTGCAAAACCAGCTGTTGAAAAATCAGCTGTTACAAAATCAAATTCTACAAGGACCACTCCAAAATCCAACAAAACAAAAATTCCATCTACATCAACTGGAGTTATAGCTAGCGCAGCTAATGAGCCAATTATTGAAAAAATTAAAACTCAGGATAAAGCAATTATTTCTGAAGATGAAGAAAAAAAGAAAAGCAAAAAGAAAAAATCCAAAATGAAAGAAAAAGAAAAAGAAAAAGCTAAAAAGGCAAAAGAAAAAGCGAAAGCAAAAGCAAAAAAAGCTAAGAAAGCCAAAAAAGACAAAGCAAAAAAAGCAAAGGTAAAAGCGAAAGCCAAGGAAAAAAAGATGAAAGCAAAAGCAAAAAAGAACAAAAAAAATAAAAAAAACAAAAAGAAATAAGTTTTTTATTTTAAAAATAAAAACCCCAAATTTCAGTCTGAAACAGACAGAAGTTTGGGGTTTTTGTTATTATATCGAATAAATTATGCCTTTTTATTCAAAGTAGCACTAAATTCCATTGAAATAGAAGAACGTTCCATTTTTATTTTTCCAGCCATAGTTTCAATAATTACTGTTGAATCTCCTAGCTCAGCAATCTTACCGTGAATACCACTTTTTGTAATTATTTTATCTCCTACTTTTAATGCGCTTTCAAATTCTTTTTCATTTTTAGCTCTTTTTTGTTGTGGTCTTATCATAAAGAAATAAATGACTACGAACATTAATAGAAACGGCAAGAACTGTTGTAATTGTCCCATAATTTAAATATTTAGTTTTTATGTTAAAAAATTATTGCGCAATTCCTATTCTCGGAATTACGTTTGCTTTTATGTTTAAAATTTCAGTGCCTTTTGTTGTATTTGCTGTAATTGTAACAGATTTATTTTGTATCCCCGATCTATTAGTAGAATTAAATAAAACTTTAATACTACCGTTTTCACCAGGCTTAATGGCATTTTTCGGAAATTCCGGAACTGTACAACCACAAGATCCAACAGCGTCTGTAATTATTAAATCCACATTTCCCGAATTTGTAAACTCAAATTCTGTACCTACTTTATCTCCTTGATTCACGGAACCAAAATCATGCATTTTTTCTGAAAAATTCATATCGGTTACTCCACTATCTCTATCTAAAACATTACTGTTCTTTTTACAAGAAAAAATGGTTATCAATACAAAAAAAAGTAGTGTGGGTATTGCTTTTTTATCCATTATAATAGAAAAATTAAAATTACATCAATCCTCTTCCTATCTTAACAATTCTTTTATTTCCTTCAAGTTCTTTAACCAAATTATCCAATATTCCATTAATAAAAATACTGCTTTTTGGAGTTGAATATTCTTTAGCCAATTCTAAATACTCATTCAAAGTTACTTTTACAGGAATTGATGGGAATTTCAAGAACTCACAAATGGCCATCTTAAGGATAATCGTATCGATTTCAGCTATACGCTCACTATCCCAATTAGGTGTTTTATCTACATATTCCTTAGCCAATTCGGTTTCGTTTAGAATTGTTTTTCTAAACAAGTCTTTTACATAAGCTTTATCTTCATTGTCTTTGTATAATTTCGGAACTCTAAAATTATCATCTTCACCTTGCTTAATTGCTTTTAGTTGCTTAACAATATGAGTATTTACCAAAGGAATATCATCAATCCAAGTTAATTTATCGTCTTCTAAATAATCATACAACTTTTCGTTAGGAACAATAACTTCCGAGAATATGTCAACAATAAATTCTTTATCTTCTTCAAAAGTAGAAGCAGGATTACTCATGTATTTTGCATACAATTCACTTTCCTTTATTGCATTTAGTAACAGAATTATATAATCATCATTTAATTCCCAATTATTGATGGAACGATTTTCAAGCGCAATACTTAATGAATTGTTTTCGGCAAGAATTTGAAAAATTCTGTTTTTAATGAATTTTTCATTTGGGTTACGCTCTTCTTTTGTAGCCAAATGTTTTTGGCTTGATAAATGTAAAAAAACTGTTTCTTTTTTACATATCTCTATCAATGAAGAAAGCATTATTAGGTATAAATCTTGAATAGCGTCAATACTATACATAAGGAATTTCTCTTCCTTTTCTAGATTGTCAGAACCATTTTGATGCATTGCATAAATGGATTGCATGACTTTAACGCGAATGTGTCTTCTATTTACCACCTTGTAAGAACTTTTAAAATTAGTTGGCAAAAATAAGAATTTCATCTATTAAATGAAAATTTATACCTGCTTTATTTGAGAAAATAATCAGTGATCAGTGGTCAGTTTTTTAGTGATCAGTATTTACACGTAAAAAAAGTGTTCAGCATTTTCAAAATAAAAATACTGAACACTCTTTCAAAACTGAATACTAAGAAACTGAATACTGACTACTTCTTTTCGTTTTCTATCTTTCTTAAATCAATACGATTTTGTGCAATTGTCAACGCTGCTTGATGCGTTGTAATTCCATTTGCAACAGCATAATCAAAAATCTCTAATGTCGTATTATAAATATTTTCTGTTTTGCGCATTATTTCTGCTTTGTCATAATGAGCCAATTCAGCATACACATTGATAATACCACCAGCATTGATCAAGAAATCTGGCGCATAAAGAATTCCTCTTTCTTGCAAGATCAAACCGTGAGTATTTTCGTTTGCCAATTGATTATTTGCAGCACCAGCAATTACTTTAGCTTTAATTTTGTTTACGGTAATATCATTTATGGTTGCTCCCATAGCACAAGGTGCATAAATATCGACATCAGCACTATACAAATCGTCGCCTGTAAAAATTTGAGCATTATATTTCTTTGCTACTTCGTATAATTTCTCTTCATTAATATCAGCAATAAATACAACAGCTCCTTCTTTTGTTAAATAATCTACCAACGTCTCCCCTACGTGTCCAATTCCTTGAACCAATATTTTTTTACCTTCTAAATTATCGGTTCCAAATTGCTGTTTCGCAGCAGCTTTCATACCCATATAAACTCCAAAAGCAGTAACTGGAGAAGGATTTCCCGCACCACCTCTTTCTTCAGAAATCCCAGTGACATAAGGTGTTACATCTCTAACCAAATCCATATCTGAAGTTTCCATTCCAACATCTTCAGCTGTAATATATCTTCC includes these proteins:
- the pepT gene encoding peptidase T, with translation MQHIIDRFISYVTIDTESDANSSTTPSTSKQWDLANILVEELKNIGLQDVTIDDKAYIMATLPSNVDHDVPTIGFISHFDTTPDFTGANVKPQIIPNYDGKDIVLNAAQNIILSPTYFKDLLQYKGQTLITTDGTTLLGADDKAGITEIVTAMEFLIKNPDIKHGKIRIAFTPDEEIGRGAHHFDVEKFAAEWAYTMDGSQVGELEYENFNAAGAKITFKGKSVHPGYAKGKMINSMLIANDFINELPKDETPQETKGYQGFFHVHQLTGSIEETVLELIIRDHNKLKFEKRKDLIAKIAKKINKKFAKQFGEDIVIATVKDQYYNMKEKVTPVKHIVFIAEKAMRELGIKPLIKPIRGGTDGCQLSYKGLPCPNIFAGGHNFHGKYEYVPVESMQKAVNVIIRIAELTAKGEYLNKEIISRKK
- the nusB gene encoding transcription antitermination factor NusB, yielding MQSIYAMHQNGSDNLEKEEKFLMYSIDAIQDLYLIMLSSLIEICKKETVFLHLSSQKHLATKEERNPNEKFIKNRIFQILAENNSLSIALENRSINNWELNDDYIILLLNAIKESELYAKYMSNPASTFEEDKEFIVDIFSEVIVPNEKLYDYLEDDKLTWIDDIPLVNTHIVKQLKAIKQGEDDNFRVPKLYKDNEDKAYVKDLFRKTILNETELAKEYVDKTPNWDSERIAEIDTIILKMAICEFLKFPSIPVKVTLNEYLELAKEYSTPKSSIFINGILDNLVKELEGNKRIVKIGRGLM
- a CDS encoding Glu/Leu/Phe/Val family dehydrogenase, yielding MNATVTTGKELQKMDPVFGQLSFNDHEQIVFCNDKDTGLKAIIGIHNSVMGPALGGTRMFNYANEWDALNDVLRLSRGMTYKAAITGLNIGGGKAVIMGDAKTQKTPELMRKFGEFVHSLSGRYITAEDVGMETSDMDLVRDVTPYVTGISEERGGAGNPSPVTAFGVYMGMKAAAKQQFGTDNLEGKKILVQGIGHVGETLVDYLTKEGAVVFIADINEEKLYEVAKKYNAQIFTGDDLYSADVDIYAPCAMGATINDITVNKIKAKVIAGAANNQLANENTHGLILQERGILYAPDFLINAGGIINVYAELAHYDKAEIMRKTENIYNTTLEIFDYAVANGITTHQAALTIAQNRIDLRKIENEKK
- a CDS encoding DUF1573 domain-containing protein, whose protein sequence is MDKKAIPTLLFFVLITIFSCKKNSNVLDRDSGVTDMNFSEKMHDFGSVNQGDKVGTEFEFTNSGNVDLIITDAVGSCGCTVPEFPKNAIKPGENGSIKVLFNSTNRSGIQNKSVTITANTTKGTEILNIKANVIPRIGIAQ
- the yajC gene encoding preprotein translocase subunit YajC, with the translated sequence MGQLQQFLPFLLMFVVIYFFMIRPQQKRAKNEKEFESALKVGDKIITKSGIHGKIAELGDSTVIIETMAGKIKMERSSISMEFSATLNKKA
- a CDS encoding SPFH domain-containing protein, producing the protein MLFFLTYWWIFLIVLSFLFYKFVLRVFFGMVIVPENKIGLVTKKFVLFGADKSLPDGRIIATKGEAGYQAKTLAPGLYWAMWPWQYSIDMASFTIIPEGNIGLLLSKDGAEIPTGRILAQKVSSDNFQDATLFLDNGGQKGRQSAFITTGSYRINTHLFEVVISPQIVISENMVGIVTAMDGEPIPIGQIAGKFVDNHNNFQDFDQFLKNGGNRGLQPQVMLAGSYYINTWAIQIEQTPMTDVPIGYVGVVISYIGEDGQDVTGDTFKHGNIVSKGQRGVWMEPFGPGKYALNKYTTKLEPVPTTNLVLNWADARSESHNLDQNLSTITVRSKDGFPFNLDVSQIIHVPANEAPKVIARFGSMNNLVSQVLEPTIGNYFRNSAQESDVISFLSTRKERQESAKNHIKVVLDEYNVNAVDTLIGDIVPPESLMKTLTDRKIAEEEQKTYQTQKMAQEQRQGMEKETAIADMQKEIVKASQSVEIAQRTADATVKKAEGDATSLKLNVNAEAEATKMRANAEAEATKARAGAQAEATKLTASAEAERISKTGLAEAEKIMAIGKSTAEAYQLQVSAMGGDNFTKYKITEEIGKGKIKVIPDVLISGSNGTDGSMSGLLGLKLMEMMDTEKSKVVIKKEL